The DNA region TCCCCCGGGTTCGGCGCGCGGCGGCTGTCCGCGGACGGCGCTCTCGGGCACACCGGCTACTACGTGCCGGGCACCGGGAGCCTCGACAACTTCGCCGGTATCGCGACCGGTTCGTACTCCACGGTGAGCTGTGCGACCAGCGACCCGGGCTGTGTGGGGCACCCGGCCAGGACGCTCTAGCCGTACGCCGGGACGAGAACGGCGCCCGGCGGCTGCCGGTCGCGACCCCTCCCGGAGCGCTCGGCACCACACGGCGCACAAGGCCGTGACCAGCGCACGTGCACGCATATGCCCGGTAAAGGCGGCCAATTACGCGCGTAGCGTCGAGGAGGGGGACGAGCGGGCGGCTCGCGCTTACGATGGGCCGCATGGGTGACGTACTGGCTGGAATTCACTCCACCTGGGAGTTCGAAGCCGACTCCGTGCTCATCCGCTTCGAACGGGGGATCCGCACACCGAAGCTCTTCCACGTGCTCGGGGAGCGGCGCGTCCCGTACGAGGCGTTGAGCGGCGTCGAACTCGCGCCCGGAGGCAAGCGCGGCACCGTGGTGCTGCGCGCCCAGCCACGCACGGGCGCCGATCCGCTGCTCGATGCCGCGGCCGGCCAGCTCAAGGACGGCTGCGATCCCTACCGGCTGGTGCTGCCCGCCGAGCGCGAGACCCTCGCCGATTACTACGCGACCGAACTGCGGGCCGTTCTCGGCGCGGACGCGGACAAGCCAGCCGAACACCATCTCGTCGCCGCGCCTCCGGCGCCGCACAGCTTCAAGGCGTACGACGGCAAGGCGTCGTTCGACGGCAGCACGGTCTTCTTCCGCTGGTTCTGGACGGGCGCCTCGTCGAGCAAGTGGAAGGCAGGCGACCAGAGTTTTCCTGTGAGCGAGCTGGAGGACGTCGAGTGGCGCTCGCCGGAGATCGCCGGCGGCCACCTCCGTGTGACACCGCGCGGCGGACGGCCCCCGGAGAACGGGGAGCCCGACAAGGACCCCGCGTCGGTGGTCTTCGGCATCGGCTACGGGCTCGTCCATGAGTCGCTGCCGTTCGCCGCATCGGTGCTGGAGGCCGTGCGGGCCGCGGAACCGGCGGGGCCTTCCGGGGCCTCCCAGGCGTCCGGTCCGTCACGCGCCGCGCACTCGGCAGGGCGCGCGGACCCGGCGGACAT from Streptomyces marispadix includes:
- a CDS encoding DUF4429 domain-containing protein → MGRMGDVLAGIHSTWEFEADSVLIRFERGIRTPKLFHVLGERRVPYEALSGVELAPGGKRGTVVLRAQPRTGADPLLDAAAGQLKDGCDPYRLVLPAERETLADYYATELRAVLGADADKPAEHHLVAAPPAPHSFKAYDGKASFDGSTVFFRWFWTGASSSKWKAGDQSFPVSELEDVEWRSPEIAGGHLRVTPRGGRPPENGEPDKDPASVVFGIGYGLVHESLPFAASVLEAVRAAEPAGPSGASQASGPSRAAHSAGRADPADIAERIRHLGELREAGLVSDDEFTKKKADLLAEL